One genomic region from Vanacampus margaritifer isolate UIUO_Vmar chromosome 2, RoL_Vmar_1.0, whole genome shotgun sequence encodes:
- the efcab14 gene encoding EF-hand calcium-binding domain-containing protein 14, giving the protein MKKRKELNALIGLGDSKRKKPKKGSGHRLLRTEPPDSESDSSSEDDEFNGMSSGASFGKRRYSQCCTVCYPLFLFIILAACVMACAGLIWMQIALKEDLDSMKEQLRRMESSQKASSSEIPKLSEDLKNKDRKLDDIENGDKGLSKLWFNLTDINRKITLLDSAVNHLKANLKSASDLISLPTTVEELQKSVATIGSTLTSVQHDVKTMQTALETQKNSDSLKATMDISDLRKVVSEANQTEAKHHTLSDEQIHTLLSSVAELQHRVSSLENGSKQNLKDAEFQPFNRSGPQTTEKMSESQTTKPDNTKPSPDPQTSRLPRFLPPNRSKRNIDIKCQKRRFLPGVTLKGLKEIFADAAGDAASLTYEELWRKLGQLAPKARVLRCFDSDGDKRYSLTELRAAYGV; this is encoded by the exons ATGAAGAAGAGGAAGGAGCTCAACGCCCTCATCGGACTCGGGGACAGCAAAAGAAAGAAGCCAAAGAAGGGCTCCGGTCACCGGCTTCTCCGAACCGAGCCGCCGGATTCGGAGTCAGACTCCAGCTCGGAGGACGACGAGTTCAACGGCATGAGCAGCGGAGCTAGCTTTGGCAA GCGACGTTACAGTCAATGCTGCACTGTTTGCTACCCATTGTTTCTTTTCATCATACTCGCCGCCTGTGTCATGGCCTGCGCTGGACTCATCTGGATGCAGATTGCCTTGAAGGAAGATCTGGACTCGATGAAGGAACAACTACGCAGGA tgGAATCAAGCCAAAAGGCGTCTTCAAGTGAAATACCAAAACTAAGCGAGGACCTGAAAAACAAGGACAGGAAGCTTGATGACATTGAAAATGGAGACAAAGGGTTGAGCAAACTGTGGTTCAACCTCACAGACATCAATAGAAAG aTCACTTTGTTGGACTCTGCTGTAAACCACTTAAAGGCCAATTTGAAATCGGCCTCTGATTTAATCAGCCTGCCCACGACAGTGGAAGAACTTCAAAAG AGCGTGGCTACGATCGGAAGCACGCTAACAAGTGTTCAACACGACGTGAAGACCATGCAGACTGCGCTCGAAACTCAGAAGAATTCAGACAGTTTGAAGGCAACAATG GACATAAGCGACCTGAGGAAAGTGGTGAGCGAGGCCAACCAGACGGAGGCCAAACACCACACGTTGAGCGATGAGCAGATCCACACGCTCCTGTCAAGCGTCGCCGAGCTCCAGCACAGAGTGTCGTCTTTGGAGAATGGCTCCAAACAAAAC TTGAAAGACGCTGAATTTCAACCCTTCAACAGGAGCGGGCCTCAAACGACCGAGAAGATGAGCGAGAGCCAAACAACCAAACCAG ACAACACCAAGCCAAGTCCTGATCCACAGACAAGCAGACTCCCACGCTTCCTGCCCCCGAACCGCTCCAAGAGAAATATCGACATCAAATGCCAAAAGAGGCGATTCCTTCCTGGAGTCACTTTAAAAG GTCTGAAAGAAATCTTCGCGGACGCCGCTGGCGATGCAGCGAGCCTAACGTACGAAGAGCTGTGGAGGAAACTCGGGCAACTTGCCCCAAAAGCTCGTGTGCTGAGGTGCTTCGACAGCGACGGCGACAAGAGGTACTCCCTGACGGAGCTGAGAGCCGCTTATGGGGTGTGA
- the znf830 gene encoding zinc finger protein 830, with the protein MATVKKGKGKKVVNQEELRRLMREKQRQKEEKKRVESPFAKYNSLGHLNCVLCNTQVKSELLWPAHVLGKQHKEKVSELKEGKQTTQCQPVKRKVTDDKEINGKKAKQDPGASESAAAVPVGFFEKPDSVKKPADVSLLAGVYDDDDDDDDDDDDDDNKEETEEMTVEAGATTADPQPPEHTGLPSDFFDSSIPSAPTVSHSGSIAKAETPEKSTEKKDNTAEALPEGFFDDPVRDAKVRNVDAPKDHMDKEWEEFQKEIRQVNTKSEAIVAEDDEEGRLERQIDEIDEQIECFKRVEILRDKRDVVKRSFRLRKEEPMETEASMEDDDEENEEELLGLLSQDWRAKGALA; encoded by the coding sequence ATGGCAACCGTGAAAAAAGGCAAAGGAAAGAAAGTTGTAAATCAAGAGGAACTCCGGCGCTTGATGAGGGAGAAGCAAAGgcaaaaagaagagaagaagcGCGTCGAGTCTCCATTTGCCAAGTACAACAGCTTGGGCCACTTAAACTGTGTTCTGTGCAACACGCAGGTGAAATCTGAGTTACTGTGGCCCGCTCATGTACTTGGGAAACAGCACAAGGAGAAGGTGAGCGAGCTCAAAGAAGGGAAACAAACAACTCAATGTCAACCGGTGAAGAGAAAAGTGACGGATGACAAGGAAATCAACGGCAAAAAGGCCAAACAAGATCCGGGTGCAAGTGAGTCTGCCGCGGCAGTACCTGTAGGTTTCTTTGAGAAACCGGATTCTGTCAAGAAGCCTGCAGATGTTAGTCTGCTAGCGGGAgtctatgatgatgatgatgatgatgatgatgatgatgatgatgatgataataaagaAGAAACCGAGGAGATGACTGTGGAAGCGGGGGCGACCACCGCCGATCCTCAACCCCCGGAACACACCGGGCTACCGTCGGACTTCTTCGACAGCTCCATCCCGTCCGCCCCGACAGTCTCCCACTCCGGCTCCATCGCCAAGGCGGAAACGCCGGAGAAAAGCACCGAAAAGAAGGACAACACGGCCGAGGCGCTGCCCGAAGGCTTCTTCGACGACCCGGTGCGGGACGCCAAGGTGCGCAACGTGGACGCGCCCAAGGACCACATGGACAAGGAGTGGGAGGAATTCCAAAAGGAAATACGGCAGGTCAACACCAAGTCTGAGGCAATCGTGGCTGAGGACGACGAGGAAGGCCGCCTCGAGCGACAGATTGACGAGATCGACGAGCAGATAGAGTGCTTCAAGAGGGTAGAGATACTGAGGGACAAGAGAGACGTGGTGAAGAGAAGCTTTCGGCTAAGAAAGGAGGAACCCATGGAGACTGAAGCCAGCATGGAGGACGACGACGAGGAGAATGAGGAAGAACTGCTTGGACTTTTGTCTCAGGACTGGAGGGCCAAAGGGGCACTGGCTTGA
- the LOC144043238 gene encoding ankyrin repeat domain-containing protein 13C-like, with the protein MTGEMIRAARKEHYKGNKNAQAVDETSNGTIPNGTGHHFKSNKAFLKPIKPSALLHQHQQLNANNLNGNASIVNDDNRNPIILTNEDFPVHECVFKGDVRRLSSLIRTHSISQKDVHGNTPLHLAVMLGNKECALLLLAHNAPVKMKNAQGWSPLAEAISYGDRQMITAILRKLKQQSRESVEDKRPKLLKALRELGDFYLELHWDFQSWVPLLSRMLPSDTCKIYKQGINIRLDTTLIDFIDMKCQRGDLSFIFNGDAPPSQSFVVLDNEAKVYQRIHHEESEMETEEEVDILMSSDVYSATLSTKSITFSRTQSGWLFREDKTERVGNFLADFYAVNGLVLESRKRREHLSEEDILRNKAIMESLSKGGSISEHNFESVRRQSLSAPAPNTISWEEYITAEHGKPPHVGRELVCKENKKNFKATVAMSQDFPLGIESLLNVLEVVAPFKHFNKLREFVQMKLPPGFPVKLDIPVFPTITATVTFQEFHHDHFEGSHFVIPSDFKEDPSRFPDL; encoded by the exons ATGACAGGTGAGATGATACGCGCCGCGCGCAAGGAGCACTACAAAGGCAACAAAAATGCCCAAGCCGTCGACGAGACTTCCAACGGGACCATCCCCAACGGGACCGGTCACCATTTTAAGTCCAACAAGGCTTTCCTGAAACCGATCAAACCGTCGGCGCTGCTGCACCAGCACCAGCAGTTGAATGCAAACAACCTGAACGGCAACGCGTCTATTGTCAACGACGACAATAGGAATCCGATCATCCTCACCAACGAGGATTTCCCCGTGCATGAGTGCGTATTCAAAGGGGACGTGAGACGACTCTCCTCCCTCATCAGGACCCACAGCATCTCTCAGAAAGACGTGCACG gtaATACACCTCTCCATCTTGCTGTGATGCTGGGCAACAAAG AATGTGCCCTTCTTCTTCTGGCCCACAATGCACCAGTGAAGATGAAGAATGCACAGGGATGGAGCCCTCTGGCAGAAGCCATCAGCTACGGTGATAGACAAATGA TCACAGCAATACTGCGCAAACTGAAACAACAATCCAGGGAGAGTGTGGAGGACAAAAGGCCAAAGTTACTGAAAGCCCTCAGGGAG cTGGGCGACTTTTATTTGGAGCTGCATTGGGATTTCCAAAGTTGGG TTCCACTGTTGTCACGGATGCTTCCGTCCGATACATGTAAAATCTACAAGCAGGGCATCAATATCAG GTTGGACACCACCCTCATCGACTTCATCGACATGAAGTGTCAGCGTGGAGACCTCAGCTTCATCTTCAACGGGGACGCGCCGCCCTCGCAATCCTTTGTGGTCCTGGACAACGAAGCCAAAGTGTACCAAAGAATACATCACGAG GAGTCTGAGATGGAGACAGAGGAGGAGGTGGACATCTTGATGAGCAGCGACGTCTACTCGGCCACCTTGTCCACTAAGTCCATCACCTTCTCCCGCACTCAGAGTGGCTGGCTCTTCAGGGAGGACAAAACC GAGCGTGTGGGCAACTTCCTGGCGGACTTCTACGCCGTCAACGGTCTGGTGCTGGAGTCCAGGAAGCGGCGCGAGCACCTGAGCGAAGAGGACATCCTCAGGAACAAAGCCATCATGGAGAGCCTCAGCAAAGGCGGCAGCATCAGCGAGCACAACTTTGAG TCCGTGAGGAGGCAGTCCCTCTCGGCGCCGGCCCCTAATACCATTTCCTGGGAAGAGTACATTACGGCAGAACACGGAAA GCCTCCTCACGTGGGCAGAGAGCTGGTGTGCAAGGAGAACAAGAAAAACTTCAAGGCCACCGTTGCAATGAGTCAGGACTTCCCTCTGGGCATCGAATC TTTACTGAACGTGTTGGAGGTGGTCGCTCCCTTCAAGCACTTCAACAAGCTGCGGGAGTTCGTCCAGATGAAACTGCCACCCGGCTTTCCCGTCAAACTCG ACATCCCCGTGTTCCCGACCATCACGGCCACCGTCACCTTCCAGGAGTTCCACCACGACCACTTCGAAGGCTCTCACTTCGTCATCCCCTCCGACTTTAAAGAAGACCCCAGCCGCTTCCCGGATCTCTGA